The DNA region TGCCAGAAGAAACGATGCAGAATTCAGTTGTTGATTATGCATTAACCGGTGGTGATTTCGATTTTCTGCTTCTATCACTCGTTGACCATATTCGGTATAAAACCCCGTTATCTTCCGGAATCTGGTATCGAGAAAACGGACAGATAAAAAATACCGGTAAATTTGAGTTAACCGGTAGTTTAGATGCGCTGCCGATAATAGACCGAGATTTAACTAAATGGTATTTGTACGGTGAAAAGATATATCGGCGTACTCCGTTCACATATACTATGGCAGGCCGTGATTGTCCCTGGCACCGGTGTACCTTCTGCAGTTGGACGACAATATTCCCCACGTTCCGTGTCCGGTCAGTTGAATCGGTGCTCGATGAAATCGGAATGTTAATTGAAAAATATCATGTCCGTGAGATATTTGATGATACCGGAACTTTTCCACGTGGTGGATGGCTCGAACGTTTTTGTCAGGGTATGATTGAGCGTGGATATAACAAAAAAATCTTGTTTTCTTGCAATTTCCGGTTCGATTACATTAATGAATCTATAGCGAAACTAATGAAACAAGCGGGTTTCAGGTTAATGAAAATGGGATTGGAATCCGCAAATCAATCGACATTAGATAGGTTAGATAAAGGAATTCAGATTGCTGATATTGAAAACGGTTGCCGAATAGCAAAAAAAGCAGGTTTGGAAGTTCATCTAACAATAATGGTTGGATATCCATGGGAAACAAGAAAAGATGGAGAACGAACGTTAGATTTAGCGAAAAGGTTAATGGTTTACGGCTGGGCAGATATGTTACAAGCAACAGTTGCAATTGGATATCCGGGAACGCCGTTATACCAACAAGCAGTAGAAAATGATTGGTTTCGATTTGACCCGAAAGAGTATGAAAGGTTCGATATGACCGAACCAGTATTTAAAACACCGGATATGACCCCGGAAGAAGTTATGGCGATTTGTGATAACATTTATAAGTTATTTTTATCTCCACGCTATGTAGCACGTTATATAGCAGGTATAAGAAGCTGGGATGATGTAAAATTCATCGGGCGTGGCGTAAAAGCGGTGATTGGTCATCTCCGTGATTTTAAACGCTTACCAAAATAAAAGGAATCGTCACTTTATTTCATCTACTTCGATAGCAAAATCTGGGCAACGGAGTTCACAAAGCATGCATCCAATACAATCAGCAGGTCGTGCAATTATCGGTTTCCCAGTTAGGTTTTCTGTATCATAAACTTTTGTAGGGCAAAACGCAATACAAATTCCACACGCTTTACACCAATCGTAATTAAGAGTAATAGAATATTTTTTTTTCTTCCCGGTCGGTTTGGTTTCTATCGTTTGATTTTCAGCATCCATAAAATATTTGATGAATAAAAAATGTACTACCTAAATATTGTAACTGATTTTATTCATTTTTTAAACTATAAATCAATTTTTTAGGAACATCTGCTTCAAGGAATTAACAACTACATAGTAAACTTCTTAATAGTTTCTTACTTAAACTTTCTATAAATAAAATTCAGGAGACAAAAAAAATTAAGTTCAAAAAGACAAATAGATATACTATAAATTTACTAATTTGCTAACCACCGGTTAGCTGATTTAGATTCTTCAGCCACCGCCAGTCTTACAGTCCGATTTATTTAATGCAGTAAAACCGCGCCCGCTGGTTCTTAATTGTCCACTGGTTGAAAAATTCGATAAAACCCGTTGAACCCGTTTGCTCTGGCAGGTAGGACATTGAACTCGCTGATTGAGTTCACTAATAGATTTAAGTTGTGTGAAACTTTTTCTACAATCTTTGCACCAATATTCATATAACGGCATAACCTTACCCCTTTCATTTATCAATATCAAGATATTAGACGCCGAGAAAAATGTGTAGATTCATAAAAAAATACAATTTATTTTTTGATAAATGAGAATCGTTGTAATATTTTATCCGTCTAATAAAATTAATTTAAAAAATTAAGGACGGAGGAATTTTTTTATGTCATCATTCAAATATTTAGCTTACCAACGAAAAATCAAACAATATTTTATGGCACTATTATTTATCGGAATGTTAAGTGCTGCTTGGATATACCCGGTAGTAGGGTATTTTATTCCGGTATGTATGATTTTAGGAATAGGAATCGCTTTGTTCAAAGGCAGAAAATGGTGTGATTGGTATTGTCCGCGGGGAAGTTTTGCAGATACCGTATTGAAAAAGGTTAGTCCTCATAAGGATATTCCTGACCTAGTGAAAACTACATTTTTCCGCGTAGCAATTATTGTCGTACTTATGAGTATTATGACGGTTCAAATTATCATTCGCTGGCCTAACCCGATAGCGATTGGGATGTTTTTTGTGATCCTTTTGACCATAACAACATTTATTGGCGTCATTTTATCATTTATTTTTCATCAACGGACTTGGTGTAGTTTTTGTCCGATAGGTTCACTATCAAGTTGGGTGGGAAAAACTAAACAGCTGAATCAGTTGAATTCCGATGTGTGTACATCTTGTACTTTATGTTATAAAGTTTGTCCAGTACAGATTAAACCATATATGTATAAGAAACAAGGAATACAAAATGTGACTAATGCAGATTGTTTGAAATGTAATCTTTGCATTTCCGCCTGTCCGAAAAAGGCAATCTTGAACCAGACCACCAAATACCGTATCTGAACTAATTACGTAGTAGTCATCTAGCTCGCGAAATTTCTCTAACCATTTGAACTAGCTAATTTATTCTCGACCAAACTCATGTTTTGGTTTCGCCGGAAAATGTTGTTAGATTAGATAAAGATTAATTAAATCCGACAGAAAGTTATATTAACGAACATACGGTTTTTCTTACAGAGCAAGATTTTTGACAATTGATAGCAAAAAGAGGTAAGATAGATAGCTAATTTTATCAGAAATTCATTAAAAAATTATGCTAGAAAATAAAATTTTAATGCGGGGAAATGATGCCGTTGGAGAAGGGGCGATTCGAGCAGGGTGCCGTTTTTATGCCGGGTATCCGATAACCCCACAGAATGAATTGACTGCATATATGGCAGTGCGTATGCCGGAAGTGAACGGAACATTTATCCAAGCGGAAAGTGAATTAGCAGCAGTAAATATGGTTTTTGGTGCATCAGTTGCTGGAGCACGGGCGATGACTTCTTCTAGCAGTCCGGGCATAAGTTTGAAGCAGGAAGGATTATCATATTTAGCTGGGTGTATGCTTCCGGCGGTTATTGTAAACGTTATGCGAGGAGGTCCAGGACTTGGAAATATTGCTGCTTCACAATCCGATTATTTTCAGGCAACAAAAGGCGGTGGACACGGAGATTATCGTTTAATCGTACTAGCTCCGAGTTCAGTTCAAGAAATGGCTTGGTTTACCTACCAAGCATTTGATTTATCGGATACATACCGTGTTCCGGTGATGATATTAGCCGATGGTATTTTGGGTCAGATGAGCGAACCTTTAATTCTCCCGGAAATGAGAAGTTTAGATACTTTACCAAGAAAAAATTGGGCGTTAACGGGATGTAAGGATCGAAAAGCACA from bacterium includes:
- a CDS encoding 3-methyl-2-oxobutanoate dehydrogenase subunit VorB — protein: MLENKILMRGNDAVGEGAIRAGCRFYAGYPITPQNELTAYMAVRMPEVNGTFIQAESELAAVNMVFGASVAGARAMTSSSSPGISLKQEGLSYLAGCMLPAVIVNVMRGGPGLGNIAASQSDYFQATKGGGHGDYRLIVLAPSSVQEMAWFTYQAFDLSDTYRVPVMILADGILGQMSEPLILPEMRSLDTLPRKNWALTGCKDRKAQSIQSLFLGHGVLEEHNRKLQNIYRQIEKNEIRYEDYLIDDAEYVIVAFGSVARIARAAVDRLRKEHVKAGLIRPITLYPFPYQHINDVADNVKRFLTVEMNMGQMVEDVRLAVFGKAPVDFYGRTAGGIPEVEIIVEYIQRYCH
- a CDS encoding radical SAM protein; translated protein: MKVVISYPPLNGKGHPTLGQNRQFQWFHHPSYIYPMVPASAATLLAKHDCEVIWNDAIAEEWEYPQYLRFMEETKPDLVAIETKTPTVKQYWRIIGELKEKLPDTIFVLMGDHVTALPEETMQNSVVDYALTGGDFDFLLLSLVDHIRYKTPLSSGIWYRENGQIKNTGKFELTGSLDALPIIDRDLTKWYLYGEKIYRRTPFTYTMAGRDCPWHRCTFCSWTTIFPTFRVRSVESVLDEIGMLIEKYHVREIFDDTGTFPRGGWLERFCQGMIERGYNKKILFSCNFRFDYINESIAKLMKQAGFRLMKMGLESANQSTLDRLDKGIQIADIENGCRIAKKAGLEVHLTIMVGYPWETRKDGERTLDLAKRLMVYGWADMLQATVAIGYPGTPLYQQAVENDWFRFDPKEYERFDMTEPVFKTPDMTPEEVMAICDNIYKLFLSPRYVARYIAGIRSWDDVKFIGRGVKAVIGHLRDFKRLPK
- a CDS encoding 4Fe-4S binding protein, producing MSSFKYLAYQRKIKQYFMALLFIGMLSAAWIYPVVGYFIPVCMILGIGIALFKGRKWCDWYCPRGSFADTVLKKVSPHKDIPDLVKTTFFRVAIIVVLMSIMTVQIIIRWPNPIAIGMFFVILLTITTFIGVILSFIFHQRTWCSFCPIGSLSSWVGKTKQLNQLNSDVCTSCTLCYKVCPVQIKPYMYKKQGIQNVTNADCLKCNLCISACPKKAILNQTTKYRI
- a CDS encoding zinc ribbon domain-containing protein, translating into MPLYEYWCKDCRKSFTQLKSISELNQRVQCPTCQSKRVQRVLSNFSTSGQLRTSGRGFTALNKSDCKTGGG
- a CDS encoding 4Fe-4S binding protein; protein product: MDAENQTIETKPTGKKKKYSITLNYDWCKACGICIAFCPTKVYDTENLTGKPIIARPADCIGCMLCELRCPDFAIEVDEIK